The Manis javanica isolate MJ-LG chromosome 13, MJ_LKY, whole genome shotgun sequence region GACACTTCCTGTGGGTGGAGTGAAGGTCTGAGGAGAATGTGACGGAGGAGACATGCCATGTTCACAAATAAGACTTGGCTGGGAGGCCTGCACAGACCCTGGCGGCCAGCACCCAGCTGCTTGACCTGCTAAGGCCCTGGGGCCCACCTCTTCCCAAGTGACCGCGCTGGGCCCTGTGTGCTGGGGAGAGCGTGCAGACCCCACCACAGCAGTGTGAGAGCGGGCTCTCAGGTCACCTGGCCTCATCTCACCTGAGAACACCCCAGCCGCACATCTCTGGGCTCCCAGACTACATGACCTAACTCAGGGATCCGCAGGTCTCAGATCCCCTGAGGCCCCAGAACAAACCCAGATGCCCCGACCCTGCTTCCAGAGAGATCCCGTAGGTCTGGGACACTGCATGCCCTCCAGCACCCAGGTGATGTAGGGGCAGGCAGCCCCTTGTTGGGGAACTGTGGCCCCAGACAGAGTAAGCAGCTGGTCTCGGTGGTGCCAGGACACTTTGGCACAGCAGGGTGGGGTCAGCGGGCCCTGATGGCGTGGGCTGGCATGTGCTCTGTCCCCAGAGGAGCCTAAGGTGGGCATCAAGACCATCAAGGTGTACTGCCAGCGGATGCAGGAGGAGAACATCACACGGGCCCTCATCGTGGTGCAGCAGGGCATGACGCCCTCTGCCAAGCAGGTGGGCTCCCCATCCCCACGCTTGCCGAGAGGACCCTGGGCTAGTGCCGAGCAGGCGGAGcctgccccagcccaggcagGACGTGGCTGCGTGCGTGCAGTGAGACCTCCCACTTCCTCTTGGCCCTGAGCCCGTGGACCCCACTTCCCCTTCCTGCGGCACCTCGCCAGGCTGTGGCGGTGGCTTCGACCGGGACATCCCATCACAGGCAGGGTGctgtcctggctcctggctcctggcccctGGTGGGGCTCCAGGAGCTGAGAAGGAGCAGCTGTGGCATGGCCGGCCCCCAAGCAGGCCTGGCATACCCTGTGTCCCTTGATCGCTGGGCAGAGGAGCCAAGCAAGGCAGGGAAGGGGCCAGGGGACCAATGAGCACCCCCCGCCCTGTGTCCATGGTGGCTGTGGGGTCCTCATAGTCAGTCATGCCAGCTCGAGGACAGCCCCTGGAGCATTTGACAGCTAGAAATCGCCAGCACCATGCCAGCTGTCAGCATTTGAAACACAAGGCCCAGGCCCAAGAAATGTGCAGGCCGGGCAGGCTGGTGGGCTCCTTGCGTGCAGAAACCCAGCTGTAGGGTGGGTTTTCCCGGTTGGTTCGTGGTGCATGACGTCTCCTTGGAGGGTAGACCCTGTGCAGCTTGCAGCTTTCTGCCTGCCGGCAGCCTTCAAGAAGAAAGTGGGACCGGGATGTCGGCCCAGCCTTACCTGAGGGTGGGTGTCTCTTCCAGTCACTGGTCGACATGGCCCCCAAGTACATCCTGGAGCAGTTTCTGCAGCAGGAGCTGCTCATCAACATCACAGAGCACGAGGTGGGGCTTCCGGGTGGGGTTCTCACGGTGTGGGTCCCAGGCTGGGGGCAGCCGCTTCCAGGGAGGTTGCCAGGAATGCAGACTCCAGGCCCACCCAGCCTGCAGGGCCCTGGGCAAGGGGCGGGCTCTGTCCTGAGAGCCCCAGGGGTCCTGGGCGGTGGCGTCAGGAGGAGGGTGGGATCCGGGCAGAGGCTGGTGTCGCGTGCCCAGCGCCTGGGGTTGGTGGTTCGCCGGGGAAACATCCTGGGCCCACCAGCCCCCCTCTGTGGGGGAGGTGCAGGGGCCTGTGGCCCCGGGAGACTCGGGCCTCTTCTTGGCAGCTGGTCCCAGAGCACGTGGTCATGACGAAGGAGGAGGTCACTGAGCTGCTGGCCCGGTAGTATCCTTCCGTCCAccccgccctgccctgccctgccctcccctcccggCTTCGCACGTCCCCTCCCAGTCGGCCCAGTGTGGTGTTTCCCTGACCGTGCTTCCCAGTAAACTCCGAGAGAGCCAGCTGCCGAGGATTCAGGCCGGGGACCCCGTGGCGCGCTACTTTGGGATTAAGCGGGGGCAGGTGAGAGCCCTCCTGGGCCGCCCCGCCCCAGCCCCTTCCCGCATGTGTGGGGCCCTTAGGGCCGCACCTCCAGCCCTTTAGAAGGCCGCTAGGCCAGGGAGGCGGTCACCGTGAGTTGGCCCAGCCCCGGGTTGGGGTTTCTGGAaccacccagccccaggccccgccTTGTAGGTGGTGAAGATCATCCGGCCCAGTGAGACCGCGGGCAGGTACATCACGTACCGGCTGGTGCAGTAGTGCCTGACCCGAAGGTGAGGTGAGCCCCGTGGCCCGGTGTGGGACCTGGGGGACGGCAGTACAGGGCTTGGGGGGTGCAGGAAGGACCTGGCTCTGGCCCAAGAGTGAGCCCACCTGTTGCCCGCCCCCTGAGGTTATGACCGGTCTGCATCCCCCTGTGGGGTGCAGAGGCACCTGGCTCTGCCCAGCCCTCGGGTCAGCACTGTCACATGGTTGTCATCTTTTCTCTTGCCCGTCCCCTGGCAGAGAGAGGGACTGTGgcccctgctctgggctgggGGCGTGCTGGCCGGCCTGCCCCCCAGGAATCTTGCTGCTGTTCTGGACCCCGAGGCAGCGCTGCATGGGTTTGCATTCCTGGGCTGAGCCCCAGCCCGTACCCGTGCGAGGGCACCACGTGGAGGCCTTGGCTGCCCGCCTGCTCTAGCCTCCGTGTcttctgcacccccacccccagcctcccatCACCACAACCCCTGGCCCGTCAGGTGGCCCTCGTGCCCTGACCTGTCGTCTGGAGTTGGAGTTGCTGTTGCTATTGAATGCTGGTGTTTTTACAATTAAAGATATTTTGAGTAAACAAGTTGATTTGTCTGAAAATCCAGGGCAGAGTAACAGGTTTGGGGTGAGCAGCCTGGCCCCCGGTTCTCCAGGGCCTGCTCCGCACAGTGCGGGTGAGTGTGTGCCTGCCCGCCGCCCTGGCCGGGAAGCGGGAGCTGCACTCCAGCTGATTTCAGCCTCTGCGTAGAGGTTGGGATCTGCCGTCCACTCCCGCGTTAGGGTGATATCTCACAGGCCTTCCCCACCCTGGAGGAGCAgttgtttggttttctttctttgacttacaGCTTTGTTGGGATACGACCCGCATACCATACAGCTCACCTATTacaatgtacaattcagtgtctTGGTACTGccagttccagaacattccatctcCCCAGGAAGCCCCGTCCCCATCAGCAGTCGCCCCAGCACCCACGAGCCCACATGCTGtctagatttgcctgttctggacatttcacagaaATAGGGTCACATCGCACTGTGGGGCCTGTGTGTCTGGCGTCTCACTGAGCCCATGTCAGTGGCGTGTCCACATGTGGTGCGTGGCAGGGCTGTGCTGCTTGTCGCTGTATGATGAGTATGGGTGGACACGGGTGCATCTGCTGACCTGCTGAAGTACATCTGGGCTGTTTTTGCTTCTCAGCAACCATGAATGTTGCCTTGGGCATTGTGTATGGGTTTctgggtgtgtgtgcatttttccTGGGTGTGAGCCGGGAGGGGAGCTGCTGGGTCCTGTGGAAACTGGTGACCGGTTTGAGGAGCCACcgaactgctttccacagcagccgCCCCgccacagccctgccagggaCGTGCGGGGGCTCCTCTGCATGTGTGTTCACGTGCTTGTCATCCTGCGTGGGGGGGGTTCTCACCGCTTATGAATCATTTTCCCTGAGGACTAGTGACACTGAGTCTATTCCTGAGCTTGGCCACGTGCGGGTCatcttttgagaaacactgttgaGACCCTC contains the following coding sequences:
- the POLR2E gene encoding DNA-directed RNA polymerases I, II, and III subunit RPABC1 isoform X1, yielding MDDEEETYRLWKIRKTIMQLCHDRGYLVTQDELDQTLEEFKAQFGDKPSEGRPRRTDLTVLVAHNDDPTDQMFVFFPEEPKVGIKTIKVYCQRMQEENITRALIVVQQGMTPSAKQSLVDMAPKYILEQFLQQELLINITEHELVPEHVVMTKEEVTELLARYKLRESQLPRIQAGDPVARYFGIKRGQREGLWPLLWAGGVLAGLPPRNLAAVLDPEAALHGFAFLG
- the POLR2E gene encoding DNA-directed RNA polymerases I, II, and III subunit RPABC1 isoform X2, whose product is MDDEEETYRLWKIRKTIMQLCHDRGYLVTQDELDQTLEEFKAQFGDKPSEGRPRRTDLTVLVAHNDDPTDQMFVFFPEEPKVGIKTIKVYCQRMQEENITRALIVVQQGMTPSAKQSLVDMAPKYILEQFLQQELLINITEHELVPEHVVMTKEEVTELLARYKLRESQLPRIQAGDPVARYFGIKRGQVVKIIRPSETAGRYITYRLVQ